In a genomic window of Callospermophilus lateralis isolate mCalLat2 chromosome 12, mCalLat2.hap1, whole genome shotgun sequence:
- the LOC143411634 gene encoding DNA-directed RNA polymerases I and III subunit RPAC2: MEEDQELERKISGLKTSMAEGERKTALEMVQAAGTDRHCVTFVLHEEDHTLGNSLRYMIMKNPEVEFCGYTTTHPSESKINLRIQTRGALPAVEPFQRGLNELMNVCQHVLDKFEASIKDYKEQKASRNESTF; this comes from the exons ATGGAAGAGGACCAGGAGCTGGAGAG AAAAATATCtggattgaagacctcaatggctgAAGGCGAGAGGAAGACAGCCCTGGAAATGGTCCAGGCTGCTGGAACAGATAGACACTGTGTGACTTTTGTATTGCACGAGGAAGACCATACCCTAGGAAATTCTCTGCGGTACATGATCATGAAGAATCCGGAAGTGGAGTTTTGTGGTTACACTACGACCCATCCTTCTGAGAGCAAAATTAATTTGCGCATTCAGACTCGAGGTGCTCTTCCAGCTGTAGAGCCATTTCAACGAGGTCTGAATGAGCTCATGAATGTCTGCCAACATGTGCttgacaagtttgaggccagcataaAGGACTATAAGGAGCAAAAAGCAAGCAGAAATGAATCCACATTCTAG